The DNA region AGCCGAGTTCAATTGCAGCGCAGTTTTCACGCTCTGATACTCCGGGCATTCGCTCACACCTGCGAGCAACCCCAAAGTCACGGCGCCGGATTCGCCTGAAATCACACGATCATCTCCGGCCAGCGGATTGCCCAGAATGCGCATACCGCGCTGTGTGATTTGATCTTCGCACGCCACGAACGCGTCGGCATAATCGCGCAATACCGGCCATGCCAGCGAGCTGGGTTCACCGCATGACAAGCCGGCCATGAGAGTCGGCGGATAAGATTTGATTGTTTTCGGCCTGCCGTCGTACTCGCGCATCGCCTGATAGTAACAGGCGCAAACCGCCGGTTCAACCACCGCAAAAATCGGCCGGTGTTCGCTCCACATTTCAACGCAATATGCCAACAATGCCGCAGCAAATGAGCCAACGCCGCATTGCACAAAAACGTGTGTCGGGATCTCGCCGGCCATCTGCTCACACGCCTCGTGCAAAATGGCGTAGAGGGGGTGGGTCGCCAGCGATAAGATGTTCATGATATCGTACAGGAATGTGTCGCTCAAGGTCGGCCCCGCCGTCCCCGTTCTTCAGGTCGACTGCGGCGGAGCGAAGGACTACGAATGGTCTGCCGCCTGGAACTCGGGCGAAGTGCCTACGGTACCGGGCGGCACATATGCGGTTCGGATCGCCCCCGAGCGTTCCGATGCGGCTTTCCAG from Cytophagia bacterium CHB2 includes:
- a CDS encoding pyridoxal-phosphate dependent enzyme yields the protein MSDTFLYDIMNILSLATHPLYAILHEACEQMAGEIPTHVFVQCGVGSFAAALLAYCVEMWSEHRPIFAVVEPAVCACYYQAMREYDGRPKTIKSYPPTLMAGLSCGEPSSLAWPVLRDYADAFVACEDQITQRGMRILGNPLAGDDRVISGESGAVTLGLLAGVSECPEYQSVKTALQLNSASKVLLISTEGDTDPVSYRQIVWGEI